The following is a genomic window from Candidatus Rokuibacteriota bacterium.
GCGGGCCCGCGCTCCAGAGCGCGCCGAGCGGGACGGCGGGGTTGAGCGCCCGCACGCGGCCGAGGGCCTCCCTGTCGGCCGACTGCACAAGCGAGCGCTCCACGGCCTCGTAGATCTCCAGCGTCGAGACGATGCGCTCCTCGATGCCGCTCCCGGCGGCGGCGCCGTCGGGCAGCTCGATCCAGAAGCGCGTGCGGTCGCGAAACCGCTCGAGCACCTCCTGAAGCGTCTGGATGCGCTGGCCGCCGAAGCGCGGCCCCTTCCACCCGCCGGCGTCGAGCCGCTTGAGCTCGCGGACGGTCAGCGCAGCCACGGGGCCGCGGCCATCGGTCGTCCGTTCGAGCGTGGCGTGGCCGAAGACCACGGGATGGCCGTCCTTCGACACTCGTACCCGCAGCGCGAGCGCGTCGGCACCCTCGGCCAGCGCCGCCTCAAAGGCTGCGATGGTGTGCTCGGGCGCTTCGGCCGACGCGCCGCCGCGCGCGATCACGATCGGCTTTCCGGCTGAGCGCTCCATTGTCTCCATCGCGATCTCCGTGGCACACTCTGGCCGTGCGCACTCCCGTCATGGACACCCTCCGTCCCTTCGTCCGGTTCGGGGCCCGGATCTACTGGCGGATCCAGCTCGAGGGCATCCAGCACATCCCGACGGACGGGCCGCTCATTATCGCGCCGAACCACGTCACGTACGCCGACCCCGTCCTGGTGTGGCTGCCCATCCATCTCCGCGTGCACTTCATGGCGTGGGATGCGCTGTTCGAGGTCCCGGGACTCTCCTGGGTGATCCGCCGGCTTCGCGCCTTCCCGGTACAGCTGGAATCGGCCGATCCCCGCTCGACTCGGGAGGCCGTCCGCCTGCTCCAGACGGGGCAAAGCGTGATGATCTTTCCCGAAGCCGCGCGCAGCCCCGACGGCCGGCTCCAGCGCTTCCGCCCCGGCGCCTTTCGCCTCGCTTCGTCGCTCCAGGTGCCGGTGCTGCCGGTGACCATCCGGGGTGGTCACGACTCGTGGCCCCCAGGACGCGTCCTGCCCCGACCCGGGAGGCTCAGCATCGTCTACCACCCGGTCATTTTACCGCCCAAGGAGCCCGACACGCGCGTGGCGGCCCGGGTGCTCGGGCGTCAAGTGCGCGACGCCATCGCCTCGCGTCTGCCGGCCGCGCACCAGCCCGAGGCCGATGCGTAGGGGCCAGTGTATACTCTCCCCGCCATGGCACGTTCGTCGGCTGCCCTTGTCCTCGTACTCCACGGGCCAAACCTCAATCTCTTGGGTACGCGGGAGCCTGCCGTCTACGGCCGCACGACCCTCGCACAGCTTGACGGCGAGATCCAGCGCCACGCCGCGCGCCGAGGCGCCAAGGCGGTCTGCCGCCAGTCGAACCACGAGGGCCAGCTCATCGACTGGATACAGGGCGCCGCCGGCGAGGGCTTCAGGGCCATCGTCATCAACCCCGGCGCGCTGACCCACTACTCCCTCGCGCTGCGCGACGCGGTCTCCGCCGTTTCCGTGCCCGTCGTCGAGGTCCACCTCTCGAACATCCACGGGCGGGAGGATTTCCGTCGCCATTCGGTGATCGCGGCCGTGGCGCGGGGACAGATCTCGGGCTTCGGCCCCGCCAGCTACCTCCTGGGCGTGGACGCGGCGCTCCAGTCGGCCACGGCGGGCCGGCCGAGCCGGCGCCCGCGGTGAATGTCGGTCCCCCTTCCGGCGTCTAATCCGCGTCGTGGCGGGAGGCGCGGGGGCCGCCACAGGCTCCTGTGACGCCGCCCGCGGATCCGCCGATGCTTCCCGACGGCGCAGGCTCTCCGGGTTCCGCGGACCTGGACGAGCGTCTCCTCATCGAGCGGTGTCGCGCGGGTGACATCGCGGCGTTCGAGCCCCTGGTGGAGAAGTACCGGCAGCGCGTGTGGCGCCTGG
Proteins encoded in this region:
- a CDS encoding glycerophosphodiester phosphodiesterase family protein, with protein sequence METMERSAGKPIVIARGGASAEAPEHTIAAFEAALAEGADALALRVRVSKDGHPVVFGHATLERTTDGRGPVAALTVRELKRLDAGGWKGPRFGGQRIQTLQEVLERFRDRTRFWIELPDGAAAGSGIEERIVSTLEIYEAVERSLVQSADREALGRVRALNPAVPLGALWSAGPLDAALPAPGTADALCPSVEVLRAADVETIRAAWLGCYVWTVNEPALADRLVVWCVDGILTDRPGLVRARVDRL
- a CDS encoding lysophospholipid acyltransferase family protein — protein: MDTLRPFVRFGARIYWRIQLEGIQHIPTDGPLIIAPNHVTYADPVLVWLPIHLRVHFMAWDALFEVPGLSWVIRRLRAFPVQLESADPRSTREAVRLLQTGQSVMIFPEAARSPDGRLQRFRPGAFRLASSLQVPVLPVTIRGGHDSWPPGRVLPRPGRLSIVYHPVILPPKEPDTRVAARVLGRQVRDAIASRLPAAHQPEADA
- the aroQ gene encoding type II 3-dehydroquinate dehydratase, coding for MARSSAALVLVLHGPNLNLLGTREPAVYGRTTLAQLDGEIQRHAARRGAKAVCRQSNHEGQLIDWIQGAAGEGFRAIVINPGALTHYSLALRDAVSAVSVPVVEVHLSNIHGREDFRRHSVIAAVARGQISGFGPASYLLGVDAALQSATAGRPSRRPR